A window of Verrucomicrobiia bacterium genomic DNA:
GTCTGGAGTGTGTCCCACAGCTTTGCGGCCCTGCCGTCCGGCTGCGCATTCAGCACCGGTGACGTCCAGAACAGCTGCTCGAGGGGAAGCCTCGGCAACGCCAGAATCAGCTTCCTGGCCTTGATCGTGCCCGTGTGGCTTCCTCCCTTGCCGTCTCCACGCGCGTATTGCACCACGTACCCGTCCTGATCGCGGCTCACAATGCTGTCCACCTTTGTATTCAGGTGGATGTGTTCCTTCCCGATTGCCTGGACGAGCGCGTTCGGAAGGGTGCTGAACCCGTCTTCCAGGGTATGAAAGTCTGGATTTGCGGGGAAGTCCTCGAGTAACTGGTAGGCCTCGCCTGCGTTCATTCGGGAGAGGAAGGTGCCGTTGAATCCAGCCAGCCCATACATCATCTGGATGCACTCCCCGGAGTAGCCCATGTCCGTGCAGAGGTTCCACAGCGACCAGTCGATCAGCGGGACGCCCTTCCAGCTGCATTCCAGGCGGAACCTCTGCCAGAACTCGGGCGACTTCAGTTCGGGCCGTTCGGTGAACTGGGGGTTGGCAGCCAGGATTCTGTTGAAGATCGTGTCAACGATGGATCCAGGATTGATGCCTTGTTCGGAGGGCGCCAGGTGATAGAGGCGGCTCCAGATTTCGTAGTTGTTCGCCTGCGACTCCTCCAGAGTGAAGCTTCTCCCGCGGAAACACAGCCGGTTCGTGCCCGAGCCGCTCATGGGAAACGGCACGACCTGCTTGTCGAGTCCGAAGATCAGCAGCAGGCTCATGAGGTTGTCCATCAGGTCGAAGGTGAAGCGCATGCCGCCTTCCTCCTCCTTCACGGTTTCGTGTTCCCCGAAGTGGATCAGGTCCGAATCGAGTCTTCCGCCCGTGCGGTTGGAGCGGTCGAAGATCAAAATTTCCGCCCCCGGCTCATTCTGGAGAATGCGCCACGCGGAATAGAGGCCCGACATGCCGGCGCCCACCACGAGGGTGCCCACCGTCTTGGGGATGGGTTGAGTGTGGGAGAGTTCAGCGCTGGTGAAGTGTGACATGGACGGGTTCCTTGAGATTGCGGTGGTGGAGTCGGCCGGAGGACTCCCTGCCCCGGGCAGCAGGCTGCCTCGGACGTCAGGTGACCAGGCGACCCCTCGGACTGGGTTCAGGCACGCGTGTGCTTCATCGGGCAGACGAGAGGCTCCGGTCCCCCCACTGCTTCGTGAGCGGCTTCGGTCGGGAGCTGGATCGGCGGCAGGCGCTTTGCGGGTGGAATGTCCTTCTCGCGTCGCAGGGTGTTGACCTGGATGTGGGGCCACTGCGTCGTGCCGCCATTCGAGCCAAACATGAACTCGAAGTCCACGATCTGCTCGTACTGCAACTGGTCGATGACGTCGCCGGTCTCCTCCTCGAAGATCTCCTCCAACCACATACGGAGGCGCATCCGGGTGACACGGCAGTAGCGTTCAATCATCACGTTGTTGACGGTGGCGCCTTGAACCCCTGTGTCATGGCGTGAATCGAGCTGGATCATGTCGTATCTTTTGAAGCGCAGGCCGGCATTGGCATCGATCAACTTCAGGTTGGGCTGAACCGTGTAGGGGAACCTGGCTCCGAACTGGTCATAGTTGAAGATCTGTTGGAAGTAGGCCCGCCCGCTATTCACCCCGCCGTCTGCCTGGTCTTCGCGGGGCAGTTTGGTCCAGTCCGGCTTGTCGCGTGATCCTGGGATCAGGTCCTTGGCGGGGTTGATCCCCATGGTGGGCGACACGGCCAGGTATTGGGGCTCCCAGAGATCGGCAACGGCGGGCGCCTGGTTCTTGATGTCGGATTCGGTCACATTGCCGGTCAAGTGGATGGTCGTGCCATGGGGAATCACGCCGGAACGTGAGATGGTATGAGGCGGCACAAACTGTGGGCCGAGTGCCCCGGGACCCAGCACAGGCTCGGCGGCGTCCGTCTTCACGGATTCCGGATCCGACGGGTGGCTGAACAGATTCCGTGGGTTTTGGAAGGGGCTCGTGGGATCCCAGGGCATCTGGTTGTCGCCCAGCCAGAGGTACATTCCATTTTCGAAGTGCTGGAGGACGTTCTCGTTGTCGATGATCGCCGTTTCGTACTTCACGGCACCGTTGAACTGTTCGTTGGATCCTGCACGGTTGCGGACCGGGGCGTTGACTTGGGTGAACTTGAGGTGCTCGCGGTACTCCTGGGACTTGAAGTGAAAGACGCCAAAGATGGTTTCCGAGGAGGTGCCGGGCGATGGCATGGGTGTGGTGTGCAGCCCGGTCGGGCCGCCCTTCCAGTTCACCCAGGTGCCGTGGAGTTTCGACAGAATGCCGAACTGCGGCCTGCTGGGTAGTCCTTCCTTCCACCCGGGGTAGGGCTTAACCGAGGATGGCTGGGGTTCGGTCGATTGGGACATGGTTCTTTTCTCTTTTGGGGTTTGGAGCTGGCGCTGGCCCACGAAGGAACGGCGTTTCTTCGGACCTCTTTCTGGAGATGGACGAGGGTGCTCCGACGGCGGCAGGAGGACAATCGCAATGACAGCGGGATGCTCAAGGCAACGGGGTTGGGCGCGAACCAGGCTGCACGGACCAGGCTGCACAGGATGAGGCGCAGCCCGAGACCGTGCAGGCCCCTTCGTGTCCGGGCCGCCCACCTCTCATTAACCGGGAAGTTTCGATCTGTTACAGGAACCGTGACGGCGGAACTTCGAGAGCGGGCGGCGGCGGTTCTCTGGGCGTCAGGGTGCCGATGGCGCCCCAAACCAGACGGTGACGGTGCCCTCGCCGTCGGAGGCGGCGACGTGGGTGCCGTCGCGGCTGACGGCGACGTCCCAGACCGGGCTCTGGGTCGTGACCTGGAGGCTGAGGAGTAATTGGCCGGTTCCGGCGTTCCAGACACGCATGGTGCCGTCGGTGCCGCCCGTGAAGATGCGGGTGCCGTCGGGACTGTACGTGGCGGCCAGGACCCTTCCGTCGTGGCCGGTCAGGGGTGGAAGCGCCAGAGCGCCGTCGCGGACGTAGCGCACATGGGTGGCGCCATCCCCGGCTCCATGAACCAGCCGGGTGCCGTCCGGGCTGAACGCCAGGCAGCGGGTGGTGCTGGAGACGTTCGTTTGCCGCCAGGCGTTGGACCAGTTGTCGGTGCGCCAGAGGGCAACGGAGCCATCGTTGCTGCAGGAGGCCAGGAGGGACCCATTGGCGGAGAAGCGCACGCCTTCGACCTCGCGGGCATGGGCGGGGATGGGAAGGCGGGTCCACCGGCGGGTTGCAATGTCCAGGACCCGCAAGGTGCCGTCGGTGCAACCGGCGACGAGGCGGCGCTCGTCCGGGCTGAGATCGAGCCACCAGATGGCAGGCTGACCGTCTGCAGTGTCCGTCTGGAACTCGACCTCGCCGGAAGCGGCGTTGACGCCATGAAGTCGGCCGGCGGTCCCAGCGGCGTAGAGCCGGCTTGCATCGGCCGTCTGGGCGATCGCGTTAATCAACGTGTTGTCGAACTGGATGCGGCGGGTGAGCGAGGCCGAGTGGAGGTCCCATTCGAGGAGTTCACCCGCGAGGCTGGCTACCCGCAGACGTAGCCGATCGGGCGTGAACCGAAGAGTTCGCAACTGGCCCGGCGGTCCGGTCAACCGCAGGTGATCCGGGTGAGGACGTTCCAGGCGAAGCACTTCGCCGCTGGCGGCCCAAGTCAGAATGGCCGGACTGTCGTCGAGGAACACAGCCCCGGCCTCCGAACGCCCGTCGAGGGCGATGACGGCGTCAAGGCGTCCTGTGTCCACGTCGGTGATGACCACCTGTCCGAAGTAGGCACACGCGAGCAGGCGGCGTCCGGTCGCATCGAACGCCGTGCTCCAGAATTCGGACAGCCCCGCCGGTACGAACAGATCGTGGCTCGATCGGGCCTCCACGTTCCACAGGCGCAGTCCGGAGCCTCCCGCGAGGCGGCGTCCGGTGCTGACCACCTGGGGTTTCGAGGGATTCGCCGCCACGGCAATCACGTGGGCGGGCTGGTGTCCCAAGCGATCGAGGAGGGGATTGGAACCCGGTTCCCAGCGCCACAGCCCGCCGGCGTCGTCGCCCAGGATCAGCGTGGCCGCCCCGGTGAAGTCCAGGTCGGTGATGGGAACGGCGACAGAGGTCCCGGCTTCCTGGCGTCCTTGGAGCGTCCAGACCTGAGCCTGGCCATCGCCGGTGGCGACCCCAAGCCAGATTTCGTCGGGTGACAGCGCCAAGGCCCGGATCGGGGAGGTCGTGGTCCACTGTGCCCGGAGTTCGCCGGCGGGCATCTGCCACACCGTCACCTCGCCGTTCCGGGTGGCCGCGGCCAGGACGGTTCCGGCGGGGCTGACCGCCAGGAAGGCGGCGTTGGTGAGCCCCAGCGTTCGGCGTTCCCTGCCGTCGGACAAGGACCGGAGGCGCAAGGGTTGGTGTTCGCCGGCGGTCACGAACCAACCCTGACCTGCGTTTGCGGCGACCGCGGTGAGGCCGGCCGGTTCCTGACAGAGGGGAATGGAACGCCAGGAGTGCGCCCACGTCCGGAGATGCCACCATTCCCAACCCCGCAGTTCGGGGCGGCAATTAGCGAGCAACCGGGCGGAGGCGGCGTGGCGTCCGGCTTCGAGCTGGAGGGTCGCTTCGGCTGTGGTGGCGGCGTAGACTTGGGCCGACAGTTGGCGATTGGTGCGATGCTGGTGGGCGGCGACGGCGAGCAGGATGCCGACGATCACCATGGCCGCCGCCGCCTGGCTGAACGCGGCGAGCCGGTTCCGGAGAATCCATGCCTTCAGTTCGGCCAGCGCACCGGTCCGGTGGGCGCGCACCACGCGACCTTCGATCCAGGCCTGGAGATCCTCGGCGAGTTCGGTGGCGCTCGGGTAACGGGCGGGGGCCTTCCGGTTCATGGCCTTGCTGCAGATTGCCAGCAGCTCGGCGGGTTGGTGTCGCGCCGCCACGCCGAGAGGATCCGGCGGGCCGGATCGCACGGCCTCGATCACCGCCTTCGGGGTCCGGGCCTGGCCGGAACCGAGGAAGGGGGGGTGACCGGTCAGCAGCTCGTAGAGGATGGCGCCGAGCGAATAGACATCGGAGGCGGGCCCGATGTCCTCGATCCGGCCTTCGGCATGTTCGGGCGACATGTAGGCCGGGGTTCCCAGGACCGTTCCGTCCACGGTGAGCAAAGGGGAACCCTGGTTCGCCGCGGATTCGGCGCCGGCAGATCCCGGCTGAGGGGATGGGGAGGCCGGGGTTTTGGATCGGTCGGACGGGCGGAGGTTGTACAGATCGCCACGATCCAGTCGCCGCGCGAGGCCCCAGTCCATCACATAGACCTCGCCGAGTCGGGCGACGAGAATGTTCTGGGGTTTGAGGTCGCGGTGGATCACCCGGTGTTCGTGTGCGTGTGCGACGGCCTGGCAGGCTTGGACGATGACGTGGACGGCACGAAGGAGGGTCCATCCCTCGAGCCGGTCCCGGGCGAGAGCGAAGATCTCGTTGAGCGCGCGCCCCTTCACCAGCTTCATGGTGAAGTAGATGCGGCCGTGCGGGTCGACGCCGATCTCATGCACCGGCACGATGTGCGGATGATCGAGCTGGGCGGTGATCTGGGCCTCTTCCACGAAGCGGTCCACCCAGGCGGGAGGCAGCGAATCGAGCGAGACCGGTTCCGTGCCGGCCAGATTCGTGCCGATGACCTTCATGGCGATCTGGCGGTTGAGCTCGCGATCCAGCACGGCGTAGATCACTCCCATGCCACCGCGGGCAACCACGCCCCGGATTTCGTAGCGCCCACCCCGGGAAGGTTCCACGACCGGGGTTCGAGGAGGTTTTGAGGCGCCAGGTTCCACGTCCGGGTCGGCCGTGGTGTCCCCGCATGAGGGAGGCGTTTGAGGCCGGGGCTGGCCGCCCAGGCCGGCAGCCTCATGCAAGCGACGCAGTTCCTTCGCCAGTTCGGGATAGGCCGCGCAGAGGGCCGCAAAGCCCTCCGGCCCGGCCTGAGGTTGACGGGCCAGGAATTGCGCAAAGACCTCGCCAGCCATTGGGAGCCCCGGACGCAAGCGGCAGGCCAGGCAGACATCGCCCGCCACACCCGTGACCGGATGGCCGCAGGTCCGGCAGGTCAGGGGCTGTGGGGGAAGGGGTGCCACGTCATTCGATCCGCGTTTCCGACGATGAGTAGTGACCCGCCCGGCGGCAAATGTTACACGGCGGACCCACGGTGAGGCCGGTTTCAGCGGCTGACCACGCGCATGAGGAAGCGGACCTCATCCTCGACCTCGGCTTCGGTGGCAACGGTTTCTGCGACGGTTTCCCGGAGCAGTTCCCGGTAGCGTTGCCGGAAGCGATGGAAGGTGACCCGCAAATTCACGGGTGTCAGATCGAACCGGGCGCACAGCTCCGCGTACGGCACAGAGGTCGCATCGCCCCACAAGTGCTGGTGGAACTCATGGAAGAGGGCGCCGCGCCCCTGGGCTTCCCACTCGCCTTGCAGTCGCTCCATGACCCGCTCGATCAGGGCTCTGGCCCAATGCCGGTCGTAGGCGGTCGCCGGGGTTTCGGGTTCGGCCGCCCCGGCCCCGAAGCGTGCCTCGGCGCTGACCGTGTCCAGCGAGATCGGCAACTGCCCGCCACCCCGCTTCTGGGCCGACCGCCGCCGCCGCTCGTTGTGCAGAAAGTTCTCGATCGACGCGAGCAGGAAGGACCGGAACCGTCCCAGCGTGCGATCTGCCCGCGACAGCTGATTGCGGGCGAGGAAGTCCGCGAGAAACGACTGGGTCAGATCCTGCGCCTCCTCGGGTGAGAGACCCTTGCGACGGAGAAAGGCATAGAGCGGAAACCAATAGGCCCGACACAGCCCGTCCAGGGCGGCCCGACATCGCTCACTGGCCAAGTCCCCTGCGGCCACAACGGCACTCCAATGGGTGGTGGCGAACGTTGCAGCGCCGGGCTCGATCCGATCTTCCGCCATGCGATGTGGGGACGTTAATACCCCATGCCGACGCGCTCCAACCAATAAGGAACCCTGACGGCGTTCTTCAGGTTCGAGCGCTGGCACATCCGGTGTGGCCACCGGGTCCCGGCCCCCAATCGAACCCAGCCGTACCCGCTTCAACATCGTTGGGTAGCCGGCGTCAGCACCGATCTCCCCGGTGGCCGCACCGTGCCTTCCCTCCTGCGCCTCAACGGATCTCGAGTTGAAGGAAGAAGGGCGTTCCGTCGTAACCGTTCACAGGATTCTGACCCGATCCAGTAGGGCCGGCCGTTGTCCTTGTGGCCGGTTTCGTCGCAGTTGAGCTGGGATGGATGGGGCAGCAGCTCCATGAGTTGCTTCTGCGGCCGGTCGTATCGATTGAACCGGTCGTTGCGATCCGGTCCCTGGGTCCGTCCGACACAGGTCCAGTTGGCCGCTGCATGGCAGGCTCCCTGGAAGCGGCCCTCCCCGCCTCCCCTCGCACTGCACCCCACCCCATGCAGGAGCGCGGACAGGCCTGTCCGCTCTTCCCCCCTCCGACCTGCACCCCGCGGACAAGGCTGTGCGCGCTCCGCTTGAGATATCACCCGGCCAAGCCGGCTGTCGCCCGGGGTCTGCCGTTCCAATCGCAAGTGTCTACATTCGAGGGGGCAGTATCGTGGGCCAAGCACCCCTGATGGAGCCAAAGTGGCGAATCAGTGTTGGGAACGTGTTTAACACCGGGTTGGGATTCACGGGTGCGCCCTTCTCATCCAGATAAAGACAACCGACTTCTTTAGAGCCTGTCTGAAAACTGGGAGGGGCCCTGTTGTCGCGGAAAAGACCGGATGGCGAGGCGCGAGGAGGGAGCATACCCGCCAGCGGTCTGTGACCGAGGAGCCACGAAGCCAGCCGGCCTTTTCCGCGACAACCCTTCGGGCGACGGTCCTTTCGGCCTGGGCCTGCGTTGGCTCGACCGTTACAGCCCGCTGCGGGGATGCGCCGGCCTCGCCGCCTTGGCCCAGGCCAAAACTCCTCGTCGCAGGGCCCCTTCCAGTTTTCAGACAGGCTCTTAGGAGGCAGTTTGGCAATGATTTCGAGGGCGGCCATGGAGGCTTCAAGCCAGGTGTCCTTGAGTTCGGCAAGACGCAGGGGCACCTCCAAGGCAAGGTCGGCGAGGTCCTCCGGACGATAGACCGCGTGCCGACCGGCCCAGTGGACAATGGCTTCGGGTGAGAGACCCGGATCCTTGCCGGTGCCGGCCCAAGCCAGAGCACCCAGGTGAAGATGGTGTTGATGAAGGTGGAGGACGTCGATCCAGTCGCGAATTTCGGCTCGCCCAGCAAAGGCCAGAACCTTGTTCACTGCGGCATCCCAGAAATTCAGGCGCCATCCCAACTCAGGGTCGGGTTCGACAGGAAAGAACCGGAAGGCACTGTCGAAGGCCCATTCGATTCTCGTCTGGTGTGATCCCTGACGGACCACCGCCCGATCCTAGGGTTGTCGATGCCACCGCAGCAAGGGGTCAACATGGGCGTCTTCCTCGAAAGACGACCCTGGGGTCATGACCCCGGGCGGCCTCCTGCCGACATGGCGCCGTGGCTTACTGCATGGATACGGCTAAACCTTCGTTGCCCACGAGGGGGCCCGCTCTTGGAACAGGCCCAGGGCAATGGCGCCAAGGTCGGTTGAGCGGGTTCCCGCGTCGGTCAGAGGGTCCAGCCCGCCCGATAAGGGGGGTTCACCAGCGTGGTGGCGGCGGCGTGGTTCTTGAACTGCAGGGCGTCGCCATCCCACAGGAGTTTCTCCCCGGGGAACCGCAGCGCGATCAACCCAAGCAATCCGAGGTCGGTGAGGGGGCCGCCGTAGGCAAACCGGGATCCCGCCGGCCGGCCGGTCCGGATGGCCTCGGCCCAGTCCCAGACGTGGCCGCGCACCCTGGGAACTCTCTCCGCCGGCGCCCGGCTGCCCGAGTACTGTTCCATCAGGTCTTCGGGCAGCAGGACGGCATTCCCGCCGCCGTGGGAACCATGGACGATCATCCCTTGGTCACCGTGGAGGATGGCTCCCGTGCCGGGGACGGGATGATCGGCGGCAAGCCCGGGGGGCCGGGGAATGCGCGTCCGGCCATCATGCCAGACCAGTTGCACGGGGCCGCGATCCGCCTTGGCGGGAAACTCATAGGTGATCCTCGTGCCGGGAGGGTAGGTCAGGCCCTGGGTCGCGAGATCGTAGTCCACCGCCTCCGCGCGGATGCTGGAGGGAGCGCCGAGGTCCAGCGCCCAGAAGGCGGGGTCCACGACATGGCAGATCCAGTCACCGACCGCGCCGCCGCCAAAGGGAAGCCAGCCCCGCCAGTTCCAGTGCACCCACAACGGCGAGTAAGGCCGGAACTGGGCCGGTCCCACCCAGAGTTCGTAATCCAGCCCGGCCGGGACAGGAGGGCGCTCCTGCAATTTCGGCAGGTTGGGAATCTGGCAGTACACCTGCGGAAAGGCGTCGCACCCGGCATGGACGGTATGCACCTTGCCGATGGCGCCCGCCCAGATCCACTCGCACACCCGGCGGATGCTGTTGCTGGAATTCCCCTGGTTCCCCAGTTGGGTGACCACTTTATGCTCCTGCGCGGTCGCCATCAGCCGGTGAACCTCGCCCACGGAATGGGCCAGCGGCTTCTCGCAGTACACATGTCTGCCCCGTCGCATGGCCTCCATGGCGATCACCGCATGCGTGTGGTCCGGTGTCCCGATCACCACCCCGTCCACCCCCGGGCCCATCCGGTCCAGCATCACGCGGTAGTCGGTGAACCGGCGCGCTTTCGGATACTTCTCGAACTGCTTTCCGGCGTAGTTCTCGTCCACGTCGCACAAGGCGACGATGTTGTGTCCCAGCGACGCCGCCTCATCGATCACGGCCCCGCCGCGGCTGCCGATTCCGACGCCCGCGAGATTCAGCTTCTCGCCCACCGGAAGCCCGTCCGCGCCCCCGACACGAACTCCGGGCAGGATGTTGAAAAGCGCGACGCCGCATCCGGCACGACGAAGGAACTGTCGCCGGGCGATCCCTGGGGATGGAGGTGGATTCATGGGAGCGGCGTTTATGACGCCGATGGGGTCCCCCAATCAACCGCCTTTCCGCCGAACCGCGCTCTGGCGGTGCATCCCGGAGTTGCGGGTGAGAAGGCAGCGAACCGGAGGGACGAGCTCTGCGAGTCCACAACCCAACGCTCCACACCGTTGCGGCCTCGTGGAACTCGGCCCTCCGAGACGGGGAACGGGGTCACATCTCTGATTTTGACACTTGCACCGGCCCTGCGGCTGAGTTCATTCCAATTGTCAAAATTGGAGATGTGACCCCGGTGCAATCGATGTGCTCGCACGGAGCTGGCCAGTGGGTAATCGTCGCCGGACGAAGTCATGGATGAGCGACAACTGTTGGAGAAACTGGCACTGATCGAAGCCCTGCATTCCGGGGCCGCCACGGCCGGCGAGCGGGATGCGGCGGCGGCGGCACGTGACCGCATCCGCAATC
This region includes:
- a CDS encoding protein kinase, producing the protein MEPSRGGRYEIRGVVARGGMGVIYAVLDRELNRQIAMKVIGTNLAGTEPVSLDSLPPAWVDRFVEEAQITAQLDHPHIVPVHEIGVDPHGRIYFTMKLVKGRALNEIFALARDRLEGWTLLRAVHVIVQACQAVAHAHEHRVIHRDLKPQNILVARLGEVYVMDWGLARRLDRGDLYNLRPSDRSKTPASPSPQPGSAGAESAANQGSPLLTVDGTVLGTPAYMSPEHAEGRIEDIGPASDVYSLGAILYELLTGHPPFLGSGQARTPKAVIEAVRSGPPDPLGVAARHQPAELLAICSKAMNRKAPARYPSATELAEDLQAWIEGRVVRAHRTGALAELKAWILRNRLAAFSQAAAAMVIVGILLAVAAHQHRTNRQLSAQVYAATTAEATLQLEAGRHAASARLLANCRPELRGWEWWHLRTWAHSWRSIPLCQEPAGLTAVAANAGQGWFVTAGEHQPLRLRSLSDGRERRTLGLTNAAFLAVSPAGTVLAAATRNGEVTVWQMPAGELRAQWTTTSPIRALALSPDEIWLGVATGDGQAQVWTLQGRQEAGTSVAVPITDLDFTGAATLILGDDAGGLWRWEPGSNPLLDRLGHQPAHVIAVAANPSKPQVVSTGRRLAGGSGLRLWNVEARSSHDLFVPAGLSEFWSTAFDATGRRLLACAYFGQVVITDVDTGRLDAVIALDGRSEAGAVFLDDSPAILTWAASGEVLRLERPHPDHLRLTGPPGQLRTLRFTPDRLRLRVASLAGELLEWDLHSASLTRRIQFDNTLINAIAQTADASRLYAAGTAGRLHGVNAASGEVEFQTDTADGQPAIWWLDLSPDERRLVAGCTDGTLRVLDIATRRWTRLPIPAHAREVEGVRFSANGSLLASCSNDGSVALWRTDNWSNAWRQTNVSSTTRCLAFSPDGTRLVHGAGDGATHVRYVRDGALALPPLTGHDGRVLAATYSPDGTRIFTGGTDGTMRVWNAGTGQLLLSLQVTTQSPVWDVAVSRDGTHVAASDGEGTVTVWFGAPSAP
- a CDS encoding Gfo/Idh/MocA family oxidoreductase, producing MNPPPSPGIARRQFLRRAGCGVALFNILPGVRVGGADGLPVGEKLNLAGVGIGSRGGAVIDEAASLGHNIVALCDVDENYAGKQFEKYPKARRFTDYRVMLDRMGPGVDGVVIGTPDHTHAVIAMEAMRRGRHVYCEKPLAHSVGEVHRLMATAQEHKVVTQLGNQGNSSNSIRRVCEWIWAGAIGKVHTVHAGCDAFPQVYCQIPNLPKLQERPPVPAGLDYELWVGPAQFRPYSPLWVHWNWRGWLPFGGGAVGDWICHVVDPAFWALDLGAPSSIRAEAVDYDLATQGLTYPPGTRITYEFPAKADRGPVQLVWHDGRTRIPRPPGLAADHPVPGTGAILHGDQGMIVHGSHGGGNAVLLPEDLMEQYSGSRAPAERVPRVRGHVWDWAEAIRTGRPAGSRFAYGGPLTDLGLLGLIALRFPGEKLLWDGDALQFKNHAAATTLVNPPYRAGWTL
- a CDS encoding FAD-dependent oxidoreductase yields the protein MSHFTSAELSHTQPIPKTVGTLVVGAGMSGLYSAWRILQNEPGAEILIFDRSNRTGGRLDSDLIHFGEHETVKEEEGGMRFTFDLMDNLMSLLLIFGLDKQVVPFPMSGSGTNRLCFRGRSFTLEESQANNYEIWSRLYHLAPSEQGINPGSIVDTIFNRILAANPQFTERPELKSPEFWQRFRLECSWKGVPLIDWSLWNLCTDMGYSGECIQMMYGLAGFNGTFLSRMNAGEAYQLLEDFPANPDFHTLEDGFSTLPNALVQAIGKEHIHLNTKVDSIVSRDQDGYVVQYARGDGKGGSHTGTIKARKLILALPRLPLEQLFWTSPVLNAQPDGRAAKLWDTLQTTTNQALLKINLYYDRAWWGDGLSGREAVGYGPNFSDLPLGSVYPFYAIDEEAYAALEYSCVLQARHEQPTQDMARKLRNIAEKKYNAPAALTIYCDYMNINYWKALQENGEKFDSPMQQKYRMKVPQTLFAASENVVEAATGFFRQLFNTHYVPRPVLTSARIWDGSRMSQVPPSENFDYGVHQWGLHAKDDEVIAYLTQPLEDLYVCGEAFSDYQGWVEGALRSADRILARGFGMKPIAEVYEEEHKISPSAQMKASYQQRATAMIRKYIDPNFTTHPAIGERRPRTGYAVSLSYFDQR
- a CDS encoding sigma-70 family RNA polymerase sigma factor, with the protein product MAEDRIEPGAATFATTHWSAVVAAGDLASERCRAALDGLCRAYWFPLYAFLRRKGLSPEEAQDLTQSFLADFLARNQLSRADRTLGRFRSFLLASIENFLHNERRRRSAQKRGGGQLPISLDTVSAEARFGAGAAEPETPATAYDRHWARALIERVMERLQGEWEAQGRGALFHEFHQHLWGDATSVPYAELCARFDLTPVNLRVTFHRFRQRYRELLRETVAETVATEAEVEDEVRFLMRVVSR